CAGCGACCAGCGGTCATCCTCGGAGAGCGTGGGGTAGGCCGGCATCGCGGTGCCCGGCACGCCGAAGCTGGTGGTGTTGAACGCCTTGTAGGGCGTCAGGCCGTCCGCCATCAGCTCCGGGTCCTGGAAGTTCGCCGGCCTGGGCTCCATGTTGGCCGCGATGGACACCTCCGCCTTGCCGTCCGCGCCATGGCAGGCGGCGCAGTTCGCCTGGAACAGCTTCGCGCCATGCTCCAGGTCCGGCGCGAGGCGCGGGCTGCGCGCCAGGCCTCCCGCCAGCACCAGGTTCTCCACCAGCTCCCCGCAGTCGCGGCTCACGCCTTCGGGATCCGCGGCCTGGTCCACGCGCGCCTGGATGGCCTCCACCCGCGGCACGAACGTGGCCGCCGACGGGCCCAGGTCCTTCGCCGCCTCCAGCGCCTCCGCCGCGAAGCTCTTCTGCTCCGTCAGCTCGAACTCGGAGCGCGACGCCACCGCCGCCGGGTAGTCCGCCTGGAGGTACTGGAGGATGCCCACCAACCGGTGCCAGGTGCGCCCTTCGTCGGATGTGGGCGTTTCAGCCCGGACGGAGGAGGACAGCGAGAGCAGCAGGCACAACGTGATGGAGGCGGCGCGATTCACGTCCGCCTTCTACCAACCACCCCTGGGGCGTTCAATTCTGAGAATCAAATTCAGAATGGGATGCCCCCTTCACCGGACGAAGGGGGCCTGAAAGCTCAACACTTCCGGCGGCTAGGCAGGGCCGCCGCTGCAGTACTGGGGGAAGGTCTTGCAGGGATAACAGGGGCCGCCCGGGCCGTAGTAGCAGACCTCGCCGGCGCCGCACACGCCGCTCTCCGGGCACTGCCGCAGCTGCTGCTCCTGGGCCTTGGGCTCCGCGCCCGTGCCATCCTCGACGGCGCCACCACAGGCCGTGAGACCCAGCACCGCGAACAGCCCCAGACCGCGAATCAGACGACGACGCATGCGCGCTCCTTGGTGAAAGGAGCAGGCAAGTTACGGGTTTCCATCATCACCCGGAATAAGGGCTAGCCCTGACGCTCGTAGGTGAGGAAGGTGAAGGGCAGGTCGCCCTCCGGGTGGGCTTCCTCCTCCACCAGCCTCCACGGGGACAGGTCCATGGGGGGGAAGAAGGCGTCGCCCGGGACGTCGCGCGCGATGCGGGTGAGGTAGAGCCGCTGCCACAGGTCCTGGGTCTGGGCGTAGAGGTCCGCGCCGCCGGCGATGAAGACCTCGCGGTCGTCCTTCGCCCGGGCCAGCGCCTCGTCCACGGAGTGGACCACCTGGACGCCGGGCGGGGCGGCCCAGTCGCGCTGGCGGGTGAGGACCACGGTGGCGCGGCCGGGCAGGGGCCGCCCGATGGAGTCGTAGGTCTTGCGGCCCATGAGCAGGGTGTGGCCCATCGTCAGGCGCTTGAAGCGCGCCAGGTCCTGCGGCAGGCGCCAGGGCAGGGCGTTGCCCTGGCCGATGGTGCCGTTCGCCGCCAGGGCCGCGATGGCGCAGACGCGGGGGCTCATACGGCCACGGGCGCCTTGATGGCGGGGTGCGGGTCGTAGCCCTCCAGCGTGAAGTCCTCGTAGCGGAAGGCGAACAGGTCCTTCACGTCCGGGTTCAGGCGCATGCGCGGCAGGGGGCGGGGGGCGCGCTGGAGCTGCTCGCGCGCCTGCTCCACGTGGTTCAGGTACAGGTGCGCGTCGCCCAGCGTGTGGATGAACTCGTGCGCGACGAGGCCGGTGGCCTGCGCCACCATCATCGTGAGCAGCGCGTACGACGCGATGTTGAAGGGCAGCCCCAGGAAGATGTCCGCGCTGCGCTGGTACAGCTGACAGGAGAGGCGCCCGTCGGCCACGTAGAACTGGAACATCACGTGGCAGGGCGGCAGCTTCATGTCCGGCAGGTCCGCCACGTTCCACGCGCTCACCAGGTGGCGGCGCGAGTCCGGGTTCTTCTTGAGCCCCTCCACCAGCTGCCGCATCTGGTCCACGTGGCCGCCGTCCGGCGTGTTCCAGGAGCGCCACTGGTGGCCGTAGACCGGGCCCAGGGAGCCGTCCTCGCGGGCCCACTCGTCCCAGATGCTGACGCCCACCTCCTGGAGCGAGCGCACGTTCGAGTCCCCCCGGAGCATCCACAGGAGCTCATGGAGGATGGACTTCACGTGGAGCTTCTTCGTCGTCACCAGCGGGAAGCCCTGGGCGAGGTCGAAGCGGAGCTGGTGGCCGAAGAGGCTCAACGTGCCGGTGCCGGTCCGGTCGCCCTTGCGCGTCCCATGTTCCAGGACGTGCTCCATCAGACTCAGGTATGGCTGCATGCCCTTTTGTGTAGTTTCGCGCCCCAGCCCGGGCAAGCTTCCGACAATCGATTGTTCCGTGCCGGGCGTCGCACCCGTCGCATCGCGAGAGAGGCTGACATGAAGATCTATACGAAGACCGGCGATGCGGGAGAGACGGGCCTCTTTGGCGGCGGTCGCGTGGCCAAGGACGACCTGCTGGTGGACGCGTACGGCGAGGTGGACGAGCTCAACGCCACGCTGGGGCTGGCCCGGACCTTCCCGCTGCCCGCGGACCTGGAGCACTTCCTCCAGCGCATCCAGGACCAGCTCTTCACGGTGGGTGCGGTGCTGGCCACGCCGCCGCACACCAAGGCCGCGGCCCACATCCCGGAGCTGCGGCCGGAGTGGGTGGAGGAGATGGAGCGTCACATCGACCGGTACGAGGAGGAGCTGCCGAAGATGACGCACTTCATCCTCCCGGGCGGCGCGCCCGCGGCGGCGGCCCTGCACCTGTCGCGCACGGTGTGCCGCCGCGCCGAGCGCCGGGTGGTGACGCTCCTGCGTGAAGACAAGGCGCCGCCCTCGGTGGCCATGTACCTGAACCGCCTGTCGGACCTGCTCTTCGTCGTCGCACGGTTGGTGAACTTCCGCGCCGGTCTGCCGGACGTGAAGTGGATCCCCGAGAAGCCCTCGAAGTAGCCGTGTTCTCCACCCAGCTCCCCACCGCCCGGCTCCGGGAACTCGCCCAGCAGGTGGGCTTCGACCTCATCGGCTTCGCGCGCGCGGAGCCCATCCCCCCGTCGTCGCTGCTGTCGTGGCTGGAGGCCGGCTACGACGCGGACATGGACTGGATGGGGTCGCGCGCGGAGGAGCGGCTCGACGTGTCGGTGCTCCTGCCGGGCGCGCGCACGGTGCTGTCGTTCGCGAACAACTACTGGCGGGACGACGCGCCGTCGCAGGGCTCGCCCATCGCCCGGTACGCGCGGGGCCGCGACTACCACTCCACGCTGCGCGACCGGATGAAGGCGTTCCGCAAGACGCTCAATGCCTGGTACCCGGGGCTGGGCTCCTACGGCGGCGTGGACAGCGGGCCCATGATGGAGAAGGTCTGGGCCGCGCGCGGGGGCCTGGGCTACGTGGGCAAGAACGGGTGCCTCATCACGCCGACGCACGGCTCCTGGGTGCTGCTGGCCACGCTCATCCTGGACGCGGAGGTGGACGCGTACGCGGAGGGCCCGGTGGCGGACCGCTGTGGCTCCTGCCGGCGCTGCCTCATGGCCTGTCCCACGGGCGCGCTGGTGGGCCACCGGCAGGTGGATGCGCGCGCGTGCCTGTCGTACCAGACCATCGAGAACCGCGAGCGCGAGGTGCCGGAGGCGTTCCGGTGGAAGTTCGACAACATCATCTTCGGCTGCGACATCTGCCAGCAGGTGTGCCCGCTCAACCGCAAGCCGGTGTTCGCGGAGGACGCGCGCTTCACGCCCCGCGCCGTGGCGTCGCTGGGCACGCTGGAGCTGGCGGCGCTGACCCCCGAGCAGTACCAGGAGCTGATTCCCGGCACGGCGCTGGCCCGCGCGCGGTACGACGGCTTGAGGCGCAACGCGGTGTATGCACTGGGGGTCGCACGGCAGGCGCACGCCCGGCCGTTGCTCGAAAAACTCAGCGACGACGGCAGCGAACTGGTACGCAGCGCCGCACGATGGGCGCTTCTCCAGATGGAGTCGTGACACCGGCCAGCGTGACGCCGCCGCTCGGGCGGGTGTACGCGGCGCTGGGGGCGCAGGTGCTGATCAGCTCGGGCACGTACCTGGCCGCCAAGCGGGCGATGACGGAGCTGTCGCCGTTCACGGTGGTGCTGTGGCGCTTCCTGGTGTGTGGCGCCGCGTTCGTGGCGCTGCTCGCGCTGATTCCGGGGCCCCGGGTGCCGCCGCGCGGCGCCTGGAAGCGCGTGGCGCTGCTGGGGTTGATGGGCGGGCCGGTGAACCAGACGCTGTTCTTCTCCGGCCTCTCGCGCTCCACGGCGTCGCACGCGGCGCTCTTCTACGCGCTCACGCCGCTGGGCGTGTACGTGGCCAGCCTGGTGCTGGGGCGGGAGCGGGCGTCGTCGAGGACGACGGCGGGCATCCTCACCGCGCTCATGGGCGTGGTGGTGCTGCTGTTGGGGCGGGGGCTCGCGAGCGCGCGCGGCACGCTCGAAGGCGACCTGCTCATCCTGGCGGCGGTGGTGGCGTGGGTCGTCTACACGACGGAGGGGCGGCCCCTGGCGACCGAGCACGGGCCGCTGCGGGCGACGGCGTGGACGATGACGGTGGCCACGCTGCTCCAGCTTCCGCTCATCCCGTTCGTGCTCGAGCCCGGGCAGGTGTGGGCGGCGAGCGCGGCGGCGAAGGGCTCCATCGTGTACCTGGGCCTGATGACGTCGGTGGTGGCGTACCTGCTCTGGTCCTACGCGCTGTCGAAGGTGCCCGCGTCGCGCGTGGCCATCTTCTCCAACCTCCAGCCGGCGGTGACGGCGCTGGTGGCGTGGCTCTTCCTGGACGAAGCGCTGCACTGGGAGCTCGCGCTGGGCGGCGCGTTGGTGCTGGTGGGCGTGCGGCTGACGCAGACCGCGCCGATGAAGCCCTCGCCGGTGGTGGTGCCCGCGCGCTGAGGCGTTGACCCGCGAAGGGACGGGGCCGCACGCTCGCGCCCATCCCGCGCTCCGGAGAGGACCTGCTGAAGGTCGAGGCCCGCCCGTGGCTGCTCACCGCGCCGACGGGGATGGGGGGCTCCATCGAGAGTGCAACGACGGACAGGAGCGCGGCGACGTCTGCGTGTCGCCCTTCTCGCTCTGGCGGCGCATCCTGGATGAGGAGCGTGAGCGCGCGGGCCGAGCGCGCACCCGCGCGGGCGTGTCCCGGCGCATGAGTGGACGGCGCCTCCAGGCGGCGCCATCCGGGCGCGAGCGTCACGCCTCGCGCGGCCTGTCGTCAGTCGCCGTTCGGGTCCCAGTCGGAGATGTCCTTCTTGGGCTCCGGCGGCGGGGTGGGGCGGGGCGGCGGGGCGGGGCGGGCCGGTTCCTTCTTCGCCACTGGCGGGGGCGGCGGAGGCAGGTCTTCATCCTCCGTGGCGCTGGGGCGGCTCGGCTGCGCGGGCTCGGCCACCACGGGCTTGGGTGCTGGCTTCGGCGCGGGCGGCTCCGCTCGCGGCGGGGGTGTGGCTCGCGGCGGCGGCTCGGCGAAGGCTTCGATGTCGGGGGACTCGGAGCGCTCGGGCTCGGGCGCCACGGCGGGTGATGGCGGGGGCGGCGTGCGCGCGGGGGCGGGCTCCGTCGCGCGGGCCGGGACCGCCGCCGTCTGACGGGGGTTGCCCTTCGCGGACTTGCGCTCCGTCTCCGCGTCCGACGCGCGGTAGCCCTTGCGCTCCAACTGCTCGGGGGGCGGGTCGTCGTAGGCGTCGCGCACGGGGCGCCCGCGCACCGGCTTGTTCTCTTCGTCGCCGAATGGGTCGTCCTCGCGGCGGCGGTCCTTCTCCTCGATTTCGCGCAGCTTGGCCGCTTCCGTCTTGCCGGGGCGGCGCTCGGCG
This Corallococcus silvisoli DNA region includes the following protein-coding sequences:
- a CDS encoding cob(I)yrinic acid a,c-diamide adenosyltransferase; the encoded protein is MKIYTKTGDAGETGLFGGGRVAKDDLLVDAYGEVDELNATLGLARTFPLPADLEHFLQRIQDQLFTVGAVLATPPHTKAAAHIPELRPEWVEEMERHIDRYEEELPKMTHFILPGGAPAAAALHLSRTVCRRAERRVVTLLREDKAPPSVAMYLNRLSDLLFVVARLVNFRAGLPDVKWIPEKPSK
- the queG gene encoding tRNA epoxyqueuosine(34) reductase QueG, with amino-acid sequence MFSTQLPTARLRELAQQVGFDLIGFARAEPIPPSSLLSWLEAGYDADMDWMGSRAEERLDVSVLLPGARTVLSFANNYWRDDAPSQGSPIARYARGRDYHSTLRDRMKAFRKTLNAWYPGLGSYGGVDSGPMMEKVWAARGGLGYVGKNGCLITPTHGSWVLLATLILDAEVDAYAEGPVADRCGSCRRCLMACPTGALVGHRQVDARACLSYQTIENREREVPEAFRWKFDNIIFGCDICQQVCPLNRKPVFAEDARFTPRAVASLGTLELAALTPEQYQELIPGTALARARYDGLRRNAVYALGVARQAHARPLLEKLSDDGSELVRSAARWALLQMES
- a CDS encoding thymidylate synthase gives rise to the protein MQPYLSLMEHVLEHGTRKGDRTGTGTLSLFGHQLRFDLAQGFPLVTTKKLHVKSILHELLWMLRGDSNVRSLQEVGVSIWDEWAREDGSLGPVYGHQWRSWNTPDGGHVDQMRQLVEGLKKNPDSRRHLVSAWNVADLPDMKLPPCHVMFQFYVADGRLSCQLYQRSADIFLGLPFNIASYALLTMMVAQATGLVAHEFIHTLGDAHLYLNHVEQAREQLQRAPRPLPRMRLNPDVKDLFAFRYEDFTLEGYDPHPAIKAPVAV
- a CDS encoding dihydrofolate reductase; protein product: MSPRVCAIAALAANGTIGQGNALPWRLPQDLARFKRLTMGHTLLMGRKTYDSIGRPLPGRATVVLTRQRDWAAPPGVQVVHSVDEALARAKDDREVFIAGGADLYAQTQDLWQRLYLTRIARDVPGDAFFPPMDLSPWRLVEEEAHPEGDLPFTFLTYERQG
- a CDS encoding DMT family transporter encodes the protein MGASPDGVVTPASVTPPLGRVYAALGAQVLISSGTYLAAKRAMTELSPFTVVLWRFLVCGAAFVALLALIPGPRVPPRGAWKRVALLGLMGGPVNQTLFFSGLSRSTASHAALFYALTPLGVYVASLVLGRERASSRTTAGILTALMGVVVLLLGRGLASARGTLEGDLLILAAVVAWVVYTTEGRPLATEHGPLRATAWTMTVATLLQLPLIPFVLEPGQVWAASAAAKGSIVYLGLMTSVVAYLLWSYALSKVPASRVAIFSNLQPAVTALVAWLFLDEALHWELALGGALVLVGVRLTQTAPMKPSPVVVPAR